A genome region from Cucumis sativus cultivar 9930 chromosome 4, Cucumber_9930_V3, whole genome shotgun sequence includes the following:
- the LOC101211986 gene encoding probable protein phosphatase 2C 12: MSTRSEHHTVPLSVLLKRELAIEKIERPEIVHGQASQSKKGEDFTLLKTECERVVGDGVSTYSVFGLFDGHNGSAAAIYSKENLLNNVLAAIPSDLNRDEWVAALPRALVAGFVKTDKDFQAKAQTSGTTVTFMIIEGWVLTVASVGDSRCTLESSEGGIYYLSADHRLESNEEERERIIASGGEVGRLNTGGGAEIGPLRCWPGGLCLSRSIGDMDVGEFIVPVPHVKQVKLSSTGGRVIISSDGVWDALSAETAYDCCRGMPVETAAAQIVKEAVQSKGLRDDTTCIVIDVLPREKPSTALPPPKKQVKGMFKSMFRKRSSESSSHFEREYNEPDVVEELFEEGSAMLSERLDSKYPVCNMFKLFVCAICQIEIQPREGVSIYAGSSNRGKLRAWDGPFLCSSCTEKKEAMEGKRSSGDRHSSGSD; this comes from the exons ATGTCCACGAGGAGTGAACATCATACAGTCCCGCTTTCCGTGCTCCTGAAGCGTGAATTGGCGATTGAGAAGATTGAGAGACCGGAAATCGTACATGGTCAGGCGAGTCAGAGTAAGAAAGGCGAGGATTTTACATTACTAAAGACGGAATGCGAGAGAGTGGTCGGAGATGGAGTTTCAACCTATTCGGTTTTTGGG CTTTTTGATGGACATAATGGATCTGCAGCTGCTATTTATTCTAAGGAGAATTTATTGAACAATGTTTTAGCTGCTATTCCATCGGATCTCAACCGAGACGAATGGGTTGCAGCATTGCCAAGGGCCTTGGTTGCAGGTTTTGTGAAGACAGACAAAGATTTTCAAGCAAAAG CACAAACATCAGGAACCACAGTCACCTTCATGATCATTGAGGGATGGGTTCTCACTGTTGCCTCTGTTGGTGATTCCCGTTGCACTTTAGAATCATCTGAAGGTGGCATATACTACTTATCTGCAGATCATAGACTAGAAAGCAACGAAGAAGA GAGAGAACGTATAATTGCTAGTGGTGGTGAGGTGGGCCGGCTGAATACTGGTGGTGGTGCAGAG atTGGTCCGTTGAGATGCTGGCCTGGTGGCTTGTGTCTATCACGATCAATTGGTGATATGGATGTTGGCGAGTTTATAGTGCCTGTTCCCCACGTGAAGCAAGTTAAG CTATCTTCTACTGGTGGTAGGGTTATTATTTCAAGTGATGGTGTTTGGGATGCTTTATCAGCTGAAACGGCCTATGATTGTTGTCGGGGGATGCCAGTGGAAACTGCTGCCGCACAGATTGTGAAA GAAGCAGTTCAGTCAAAGGGACTTCGAGATGATACTACATGTATTGTGATTGACGTATTACCAAGGGAGAAACCATCTACTGCTTTGCCACCACCAAAGAAGCAGGTAAAAGGAATGTTTAAATCAATGTTCCGCAAAAGGTCTTCTGAATCATCTTCTCATTTTGAGAGGGAATATAATGAGCCAGATGTTGTCGAGGAATTATTTGAGGAAGGATCGGCTATGCTGTCAGAAAG GTTAGATTCCAAGTATCCAGTCTGCAACATGTTTAAGCTGTTTGTATGTGCAATATGCCAAATTGAGATCCAACCACGGGAGGGTGTCTCCATATATGCCGGCTCATCTAACCGAGGGAAATTGCGTGCTTGGGATGGACCTTTTCTATGCTCAAGTTGCACAGAGAAGAAAGAAGCtatggaaggaaaaagatCATCTGGAG ATAGACACAGCAGCGGAAGTGACTAG